Sequence from the Xiphophorus couchianus chromosome 23, X_couchianus-1.0, whole genome shotgun sequence genome:
ACAAACTGATGAAATgcaattattataattataaacATATATTATTAGTTTATTGTGGAGGCCAGAGCAAAGGTTTAATAAAAGCTGCAACTATTATGCTATTagaaattttaagtttttaaagtcTGAGGTCTAGCAGCGCTATTTGGCTTGCATTAAAAGATTACATAATTTATATAGAGAACTGCACTGCATTCAGTTTGTGTTAATTtccaaatgttgttttctgaacTTTCAAAGAAACTTTCCCTAATTTAAGACATGGTCAAAATCCTTACTTTTGAGGTTACCACTCAATCCCTATCAATCCCAATGAGATTAATTCATGAATTTTCTGTGTGAAGTACTGATCTGCTTGCCAATATATTTAGTAGACAACACATATATCAAGTTTATATCACAGTTTGAGCTCACAGGGTTAAAAAAGGCAGagttggagataaaaaaaagatactaCATGTTACAACATGGTCTCCAATAACTCACAAATAAGgtacaaaaagaaaggaaacaaattATTGAAAGGGATTATGAGGAATTTGGTTCTTCAAACATATGCAGAAACGCATTCCACACGAGTAAAAAATTTGAATCTATAAGAAAAATGAGTAGTATAAATAGATGTGCTTAATATTATTACCAACCTCAACAGGAGAGTGAGGTTCATCCAGGATGCTCTTCTCATTTTGTATCCGCTGCATCGTCCCTGTAGAACTGGGATCCATTATCAACACATTCTGACTACCAGCTCTTCCAAACTTGCAGTCACTCTTTCTAGAGTCATTCGTTCTGCACACCTCGTAATTGTACACGTGTGGCAGAGTTCCTGTTCCCAAAGTGTCTGAGTAACGAGGTGGATAATATGGAATCACAGGGAGGCTGGAGTGATACAGAATGCGAGACTGTCTCCATCTGTAGATCTTCACTGATATAATAACCACTAAACAcgtgatgaagaggaaggaaaccaCAGCCAGAGCCAACACTAAGTAAAAAGTCAGGTTGTCATTGTATTCCTTATCGTGTGGaaattcactgaactccgacaACACTTCAGGGAAGCTGTCCGCCACCGCCACGTTAACAATGACTGTAGCTGAACGAGAGGGCTGCCCGTTGTCCTCCACTATGACAGTCAGTCTTTGTTTCACAGCATCTTTATCAGTCACCTGACGGATAGTTCTTATTTCTCCATTCTGTAAGCCCACTTCAAACAGCGCTCTGTCTGTGGCTTTCTGTAGTTTATAGGAGAGCCAGGCATTCTGTCCAGAGTCCACATCCACAGCCACCACTTTAGTCACCAGGTAGCCCACATCTGCTGAACGAGGAACCATTtcagccaccatggagccgccaGTCTGGACTGGATACAGAATTTGAGGAGGATTATCGTTCTGATCCTGGATCAGGATTTTCACAGTCATGTTGCTACTCAGAGGAGGAGAGCCTCCATCCTGCGCTTTAACACAGAACTGGAAATCTTTGATCTGTTCGTAGTCAAAAGAGCGAACTGCATGAATGACTCCACTATCAGCACTGACGGACACATAAGAGGAGACTGGCACTCCGTTAACAGAGGATTCCTCTAGAATGTAAGAAACACGAGCATTCTGGTTCCAGTCAGCGTCTGTAGCTTTTACTGTGAATATAGAGAGACCTGGTGTGTTGTTTTCTACAATGTAGGCCTCATATGAGCTTCTCTCAAAGACAGGTGCGTTGTCATTTACATCAGAGATCTGTAAGGTGAAAGTGACGCTGCTGGAGAGGGAGGGAACTCCTTCATCAGAGCAGGTCACTGTTATGTTATATGCAgattctgtctctctgtctaaTTGACTGTCTGTTACAATACTGAAAAAGTTATTTGATGTTGTAGAAATAGAAAACGGGATGTCTCTTTGAATTGTACATTGTACTTTCCCATTTTCAGCTGAATCTGGATCCAGTGTGTTTATAATTGTCACGACTGTACCAGGTTGAACGTCTTCTGTAACTACAGTTGATTTTGACATAATATTTATAGCTGGTGTGTTGTCATTTGTATCAATTATTTCTATAGTAACCTTACAAGAATCAATCAGACTTCCAGTATCACCTGCCTGAACATGTAATTGATATTGTCGTTTCCTCTCATAATCAGTGTTTCCGGCCAACTTAATTTCACCAGTctctctgtttattttaaatatttcagacgCGTCATCAACGgagtttaatatttcatatgATATTTTTGCGTTAGATCCCTCGTCAGCATCCATGGCACTAACTTTAATGACAACGGTTCCTGTTGGTGAATCTTCTCTTATTGATGATTTATAGACTTTCTGTGTAAAAACCGGAGCATTATCATTGCTGTCGAGGACATTTACATGTATTTGAACTGACCCGGAAAGCTGCGGCTCCCCGCCGTCTACTGCCGTCAATACAAGGGAGAGACGATCTTTTTTTTCACGATCTAGTGGCTTGTCTAATATCATTTCCACTATCTTGCCTCCGTCTGCTTGATTTTGCAGTTTCAGAATAAAGTTATCTGTAGGATATAACAAATAACTCTGCAGATCGTTCTTACCTACATCCAGATCAATCGCTTGCTCTAGAACAAAAGCTGTTCCTGTAACAGTCgactcagaaattttaaatttcatttcacCTCTTTTAAACATCGGTGCGTTGTCATTAACGTCGGTAATTTCCACGGTGATGCTGTAAAATTCCATGGGATTTTCTAAAATAACCTGGAAATTTAGAGCGCACGGCGCCGTCTCTGCGCAGATAGCTTCTCTGTCGACCCTGTTTTTAATGAGGAGGactcccttttctttttccagcacGATGTACTCGGCACTGTCTCCGGTATAAATGCGGGCCTTTCCCGATTTCAGTCTTTTCACATCCAAGCCTAAATCTTGCGCAATATCTCCGACGAAAGATCCCACGGGCATCTCCTCAGGAATAGAGTAGCTGACCTGTCCACTCACTAAAATGAAACACGGGAGCGTGATGAAAATCAGACCTAGTAGTCCCATTGTTCTGATCGTCGCCATCCTGTCAATCCAGTCTCCTCAAATGCCGATTCTAATTATATTTCCGTTAAGatgtaaataacaaaaattcGGTCACTTGGTCTAATGTAATCAGCAATTACACTGTGAGTTGCAAAATCCAGAAAGAGAATCATCCAGCGAGGCGAAAATAATCCAAAACCGATAAGTTGCGTCAACCTCCtgagctgtttgttctctatctaccgttctctctctctctccctccctctctctctctgaaatGAGAAGGGAGTTACTGAATATTGGATCTCTTTGCAAACACAGACTAGCCAACAGCGGCCCTAGGAGTTCATCAAGCAGAACTGCAGAATATTacaaagatggaaataaaattgATTCTTGGCGTCAAAAGGAGTCTATTTCAAAaacaatgagtaaaaaaaagagaaaccatATTACGtatcagaaatttaaaaaaaaaacctctaaatGGTCATGGTGAAGAAAAGGAACGGATTATGACAGATGACATGCAATGTtgttgctattttatttatttaaaaggaaaagaaagtttGAAGTGAACGTTAGCATGTATacaatgaaattgtttttatattattgtaCTTTGTGGTGAATTCGCACTgcaaactgaattgaattactcACAAATTAAACCAAACATGTCTCTCATATTATTGAATTATCATTTACAAAATGAGCTTCAGGGCAAGTTCCAGATTACTCGGtacattaaaatgtgttcaaaatcTAATCCCACAAATTAGGTAAATCCTTCAAAATGgatatttacaaatattataaAGACAGGTGTGGGTCCGAGTTGCTAATATGCCATGCAAACAATGcaaactgatcattttattgataaaattaTGTACAACCCTCTCAGACGCAGCCTGATACATTAGcaataataaattatgacaaaaataagatGATGTAAATGAGAATATTTATATCCATCATAAGGACAAGGTTGATGATTACACGTTATTAAAATTAGatataagaaaaacagaaaattagagATAGAGCTCTGAACTACGGCACTTGAAACGACTTAGGAGCTATCCATGGTGCtgactttaaaatcaaattgCGTTTCTGAAAAGTAATTTAGAAAGACGTAACCAGAGTAGTAGGCATTTGTTTGCAAATCTattgtgcaacaaaaaaaaaatatggcaacATACTTTAAGAAAGCTGTCTATGCAATGCAGATGCGACCAGGcagatttcattaaaataaaggtaaaacctcccagaaaaaagttagaaaacaaTAACTGAAGTACTAGGGTAGAGTATTTGATTCTCTCATTTAAAGAtatacaatacaaataaaaaatccagaTAATATGAAGATAATATGAAGTGGTAATATATCATTACACTGTTGACTCTTAATAACTAACCTCCACAGGAGAGTCAGGTTCATCCAGGATGTTCTTCTCACTTTGTATCCGCTGAATCGTTCCTGTAGAACTGGGATCCATTATCAACACGTTCTGACTTCCACCTCGGTCGTACTTAATGTCACTCCTTCTGGAGTCAGTTGTTCTGCACACCTCGTAATTGTACACGTGTGGCAGAGTTCCTGTTCCCAAAGTGTCTGAGTAACGAGGTGGATAATATGGAATCACAGGGAGGCTGGAGTGATACAGGATGCGAGACTGTCTCCATCTGTAGATCTTCACTGATATAATAACCACTAAACAcgtgatgaagaggaaggaaaccaCAGCCAGAGCCAACACTAAGTAAAAAGTCAGGTTGTCATTGTATTCCTTATCGTGTGGaaattcactgaactccgacaACACTTCAGGGAAGCTGTCCGCCACCGCCACGTTAACAATGACTGTAGCTGAACGAGAGGGCTGCCCGTTGTCCTCCACTATGACAGTCAGTCTTTGTTTCACAGCATCTTTATCAGTCACCTGACGGATAGTTCTTATTTCTCCATTCTGTAAGCCCACTTCAAACAGTGCTTTGTCTGTGGCTTTCTGTAGTTTATAGGAGAGCCAGGCATTCTGTCCAGAGTCCACATCCACAGCCACCACTTTAGTCACCAGGTAGCCCACATCTGCTGAACGAGGAACCATTtcagccaccatggagccaccagtCTGGACTGGGTACAAAACCTGAGGTGGATTATCGTTCTGATCCTGGATCAGGATTTTCACAGTGACGTTGCTGCTGAGTGGAGGAGAGCCTCCATCTTGCGCTCTTACTGTAAACAcaagctgttttatttgttcatagTCAAATGAGCGTACTGCTTGTATTACTCCGCTTTCGGAATTTATTGACACATAAGAAGAAACTGGACTACCACTAACCACAGTGTCCTCCAGAAAGTATGATATTTTTGCGTTTTGATTCCAATCTGAATCTCTTGCACTCATACTGAACACTGAAACCCCCGGGTTGTTATTTTCAATTATAACTGCCGAATAAttaggattttcaaaaatgGGCGGATTGTCGTTTACATCAGAGACTTTCAAATACAAAACTGCAGACGAAGAAAGCGATGGAGATCCATGATCCATTGCGGTAATTGTTATATTATATTCAGGAGTCGTTTCTCGATCAAGTGACGCATCTAATAGTAAATTATAATAATCCGTGAGAGAGGACTGTATCTTAAATGGAAAGTTGGATTCAATAGAGCATTTTATTTCCCCGTTTCTGTCAGAATCAGCatcttttacattaaaaacaccCACAGTCGTACCTGGAGGTGCGTCCTCTGAAACTGTGTTTGAGAAGGACATTATGCTAATTACTGGTGAATTATCATTAGCGTCCAAAACGTCGATTGTAACTTTTGTCGCGTCAGTGAGACCTCCCTGGTCTTTTGCGATTACTCTTAATTCATATTTCTTGTCTTTCTCATAATCAATACTATCAACCACAGTTATTCTGCCAGACAAGCTGtcaattttaaaagcaaaatttctttttacattggAAAACGAATATGTAACTAAGCCATCAGAACCGCTGTCTGCATCTGAGGCATTTACCGTTGTTATGTATGTGCCTATGGGGGCGTTTTCCACCACAACAGCTTTGTACACTAACTGACTAAATTTAGGAGGATTGTCGTTAACATCTAGAACATTGATCTCAATATTTACTGTTCCGGAGCGCTGCGGAGTTCCTCCATCTACAGCTATCAGCTTTAAAGAGACGTGCGCGTTCAGCTCTCGGTCTAATGACTTTTGTAAAATCATGACAGGAAATTTGACTCCGTCTGCGTTAGAATGCTGCTTCAAAGCAAAATGATCATTCGGTGAAAGGACGTAATTTTGCAAGCTATAAATACCCGCATCAGGGTCATAGGCGCTTTCTAAGTCAAAGTGGGATCCTATCGTCGCAGATTCGCTAATTTCTAAATTGATCGCTTTATTTTTGAAGGTCGGCGCATGATCATTCACGTCTAGTATTTCCACGGTGACTCTATGCAGTTCAATTGGATTTTCCAAAATAACTTCAAAGCTGAAACTGCACGGCGTTACCTCTCCACAGAGCTGCTCTCTGTCGATGTTCTCATTCACGACTAAAATCCCTTTGTCCGCCTTCAGCTCGGTGTACTGATTGCTCTCTCCGCTCACGATACGGGCACGGCCAGAACGCAGCCTACTCAAATCCAAACCAAGGTCCTGTGCAACATTACCGATAAGGGAACCTTTCTTCATTTCCTCTGGAATCGAATAACGGATTTGGCCGTCAACGGAGAAAGCCATCAAGAGAACAAGAAACAGTTGCCACAGAGGCGTCCTGAGCCGCGGAAGCCATTTTCCACATCGATGCTGGTGCGTCTCCATCAGGAAATATGACAATACCGAATTTAGATCCACTTAAGTTAGTCAGGTATGAGCAAGctgaacaaaaatcaaaatcctCTGCATCTAGGTCGGACAAAAACGATCACTTCTTGTCTAACGTATCGCTCCGTATAAGCTTATTCAGTATGAGGAGGCTTTTCTCTGTCTCCTTTCTCCCCTCTTCCTCAgttgcaaaatgttttcctggCCAACAGCGTCCCTTAGAGTCTGAACAGCGTAAAGAAAATTACATCGGAAGAAACATTTAAccaaaagctgaaataatggtttattagataCATGACTTTAAAGTAAAGCAAAAGCCACATAAGCGCTGCAATTTCATCATATCAGTGAAATATGTTCACACAAAGCACAAGCTTCACACTATATCTAGCCagaagcacatttaaaaaaaatatccagtgCTTCTACAATATCTGAAGACAACAATGcgacactgaaaaaaaaaaaaaaaaaaaaaaaaaaaatatatatatatatatatatatatatatatatatatataacccattctcactcccgactcgtcatatattgaccaGTTGGAACAATTTCTGACATATTGACACGAAGGGTACCCCCGGACCGTCCGatgcgtcaatatatgacgagttgggagtgagaatgggttatatatatataacccaTTCTCAACAATTTATAAATTGTTGACTTATTAAAGTAAACGACCAATACAGGCCAAGATTTTGGAAAACACGTTTATTAATAAACAATACGAAAAAAGACATTGAGTTGAACAGGACGattataaatgttaatataaaaaatacataaccTTAGAAAGTACATAAGTGTAATAAGcgcattatttttttcaggaatGATGTCCTAGGAGAGCTCATCCATCTACCTCAccacacaaaacaaatcacacaCTTATTTTCTCTAAAAACGAAGCcattttgcaataaatatgcacacatacagacagacagacttgTGGCAGGTAACTTGACAGCAAGTtgctttttgagaaaaaaagctttcacAGTGGCCACCAAAAGCAATACTAATCGCTGTCTCTGGTTCTGAAATTGAAACTCACGGCGACAAATAATGTGTTGAGTTTTTCTACTCATTAGTCTACTGTATATAAGAACAAACAGGGAGAACAACTAACCTCTAAAGGAGAGTCGGGTTCATCCAGGATGCTCTTCTCACACAGAATCCGTTGCATTGTCCCTGTAGAACTTGGATCCATTATCAACACGTTCTGACTACCAGCTCCGCCAAATTTAGTGTCACTTTTTCTGGAGTCAGTCGTCCTGCACACCTCGTAATTGTACACGTGTGGCAGAGTTCCTGTTCCCATAGTATCAGAGTAACGAGGTGGATAATATGGAATCACAGGGAGGCTGGAGTGATACAGGATGCGAGACTGTCTCCATCTGTAGATCTTCACTGATATAATAACCACTAGACAcgtgatgaagaggaaggaaaccaCAGCCAGAGCCAACACTAAGTAAAAAGTCAGGTTGTCATTGTATTCCTTATCGTGTGGAAAGTCACTGAACTCCGACAACACTTCAGGGAAGCTGTCCGCCACCGCCACGTTAACAATGACTGTAGCTGAACGAGAGGGCTGCCCGTTGTCCTCCACTATGACAGTCAGTCTTTGTTTCACAGCATCTTTATCAGTCACCTGACGGATAGTTCTTATTTCTCCATTCTGTAAGCCCACTTCAAACAGCGCTCTGTCTGTGGCTTTCTGTAGTTTATAGGAGAGCCAGGCATTCTGTCCAGAGTCCACATCCACAGCCACCACTTTAGTCACCAGGTAGCCCACATCTGCTGAACGAGGAACCATTtcagccaccatggagccaccagtCTGGACTGGATACAGAATTTGAGGAGGATTATCGTTCTGATCgagaatatttaatataactGTTGTGTTGCTGCTTAATGGTGGCGAACCTCCATCCTGACCTTTTAggtgaatgtttatttttttaatttgctcgTAGTCAAATGATCGAACTGCTTGTATAACACCAGTTTCTGCGTTCACTGATACGTAGGTGGATATGGGGCTACCATGTAAATCATTATCAATAAGCAGATAAGACACTCTGGCATTCTGTCCTGAATCAGAGTCATgagcttttaaagaaaacactgacaaaCCCGGGGAATTATTTTCCACGATACTAGcttcataaaaaacattttcaaatagaGGTGCGTTATCATTTATGTCTGATATTCTAAGAGTTATAGTCTTGTTCGTGGAAAGCGGCGGAGTTCCTTCATCCACAGCCATAAATGTGATGTTATATTCAGGTTTATACTCTCTATCCAGAACGCCGTTTGTGACAAGAGTGTAATAGTTCTTAAGCGATGACTGTATTGCGAACGGGATATTGCCATTAACGGAGCAGTCAACCTTTCCATTTTTGCCTGAATCTAAATCTTTAACGTTTATTATAGCAATAGTGGTTCCACTAGGAGAGTTTTCAGGGATCGTATTAGAAAACGAGGTAAGCGTTATTAAAGGTGCATTGTCATTCACATCTATCACCTCAATTATTACGTTCGTGGATGTGCTTTGTCCGCCTTGATCCTTCGCTTGAACCCCAATTTCgtacaatttattttcttcatagtCAATCTTTCCCTTAACAGTTAAATCACCGCTGTTTTCATCCAGATGGAAGATCTCGGCAATCTTATTGGACATGTGATTAAAATGATAAGTGACGTGTCCGTTCTTCCCTTCATCTGCGTCTGTTGCGGTCAAGCTCAATACTAAAGACCCTTctggaacattttcttttacagaagcCTTAAAATTATGTTGCATAAAAACGGGAGCATTGTCATTTGTGTCTAGAACAGTAACGTGTATTTTTAGGCTTCCTGATCGCTGCGGTTCGCCCCCATCAACAGCAGAGAGGGTTAAAAGTAGTTTTCCGTCCTTTTCTCGATCTAGAGCATCAGAGAGATACAGCTGCGCATATTTGTGGCCATTCGGGCTGGAGAGAACTTTAATGTTGAAATGAGTCGTCGGCTGTAATGCATAACCGTGTAAAGCGTTGATGCCAACATCTCGATCTGTTGCGCTGACTTGTAATATTTCTGTTCCTGGAAGAGCTGATTCAAGGACTTCTACATGCATTTCCTTTTCATGAAATGTGGGCGCATTGTCGTTAATGTCTAGCACTTCGACCACAACGCTATGCAGCTGCATCGGATTTGTCAGAATCATTTCAAAATTCAGGCTACAGGGCGACGTCTGCCCACAGAGCTGCTCTCTGTCTATCCTGTTTCCCACGACTAGATTCCCTTTGTCTACATCAAGCTTAATGTACTCGCTGCTATCACCGCTAACAATTCGGGCACCACCTAATTTTAATCTTTGAGCGTCGACACCCAAGTCCTCAGCTACATTTCCCACATATGAGCCCTTTCTCATTTCCTCCGGGACGGAGTAGCGGATCTGGCAAACGGTGGATTCGATGAAAAAAGCAAGGAGGAAGGCCTGTACTTGCCATTTAGCTGCGTGTTCCGTGCTGAAAAAATGCATATTCCCGAAAGAATACGTCCAAATACGAGGGAATCTCCGTCCAAAGTCTGAATTGTCACACAGTGTATAGcctctgatttattttcctatATGATCCAGTCGGGATACACCGCACGCTTCACCgctgatgaaaataaaaagcgaACGTCCTGCCCTCCGCGGAACACTAAGTCAGGCTTCGGAGGTGTAGCTCCTTTTTATAAGCTTTATATTTGCTGCGAAGACTTACAGCGGCCCCCACAGTCTA
This genomic interval carries:
- the LOC114138950 gene encoding protocadherin gamma-A5-like isoform X18 produces the protein MHFFSTEHAAKWQVQAFLLAFFIESTVCQIRYSVPEEMRKGSYVGNVAEDLGVDAQRLKLGGARIVSGDSSEYIKLDVDKGNLVVGNRIDREQLCGQTSPCSLNFEMILTNPMQLHSVVVEVLDINDNAPTFHEKEMHVEVLESALPGTEILQVSATDRDVGINALHGYALQPTTHFNIKVLSSPNGHKYAQLYLSDALDREKDGKLLLTLSAVDGGEPQRSGSLKIHVTVLDTNDNAPVFMQHNFKASVKENVPEGSLVLSLTATDADEGKNGHVTYHFNHMSNKIAEIFHLDENSGDLTVKGKIDYEENKLYEIGVQAKDQGGQSTSTNVIIEVIDVNDNAPLITLTSFSNTIPENSPSGTTIAIINVKDLDSGKNGKVDCSVNGNIPFAIQSSLKNYYTLVTNGVLDREYKPEYNITFMAVDEGTPPLSTNKTITLRISDINDNAPLFENVFYEASIVENNSPGLSVFSLKAHDSDSGQNARVSYLLIDNDLHGSPISTYVSVNAETGVIQAVRSFDYEQIKKINIHLKGQDGGSPPLSSNTTVILNILDQNDNPPQILYPVQTGGSMVAEMVPRSADVGYLVTKVVAVDVDSGQNAWLSYKLQKATDRALFEVGLQNGEIRTIRQVTDKDAVKQRLTVIVEDNGQPSRSATVIVNVAVADSFPEVLSEFSDFPHDKEYNDNLTFYLVLALAVVSFLFITCLVVIISVKIYRWRQSRILYHSSLPVIPYYPPRYSDTMGTGTLPHVYNYEVCRTTDSRKSDTKFGGAGSQNVLIMDPSSTGTMQRILCEKSILDEPDSPLEQKPPNNDWRFTQGQRPGPSGPHMPYGTHIRWTPKNGTRATGGPEVAMGTGPWPQPPTEAEQLQALMAAANEVSEATATLGPGTMGLSTRYSPQFTLQHVPDYRQNVYIPGSTATLTSNPQQQQATAQQATQQALPPPQASAQAEPPKAAQTPASKKKSTKKEKK
- the LOC114138950 gene encoding protocadherin gamma-A2-like isoform X25 — encoded protein: MATIRTMGLLGLIFITLPCFILVSGQVSYSIPEEMPVGSFVGDIAQDLGLDVKRLKSGKARIYTGDSAEYIVLEKEKGVLLIKNRVDREAICAETAPCALNFQVILENPMEFYSITVEITDVNDNAPMFKRGEMKFKISESTVTGTAFVLEQAIDLDVGKNDLQSYLLYPTDNFILKLQNQADGGKIVEMILDKPLDREKKDRLSLVLTAVDGGEPQLSGSVQIHVNVLDSNDNAPVFTQKVYKSSIREDSPTGTVVIKVSAMDADEGSNAKISYEILNSVDDASEIFKINRETGEIKLAGNTDYERKRQYQLHVQAGDTGSLIDSCKVTIEIIDTNDNTPAINIMSKSTVVTEDVQPGTVVTIINTLDPDSAENGKVQCTIQRDIPFSISTTSNNFFSIVTDSQLDRETESAYNITVTCSDEGVPSLSSSVTFTLQISDVNDNAPVFERSSYEAYIVENNTPGLSIFTVKATDADWNQNARVSYILEESSVNGVPVSSYVSVSADSGVIHAVRSFDYEQIKDFQFCVKAQDGGSPPLSSNMTVKILIQDQNDNPPQILYPVQTGGSMVAEMVPRSADVGYLVTKVVAVDVDSGQNAWLSYKLQKATDRALFEVGLQNGEIRTIRQVTDKDAVKQRLTVIVEDNGQPSRSATVIVNVAVADSFPEVLSEFSEFPHDKEYNDNLTFYLVLALAVVSFLFITCLVVIISVKIYRWRQSRILYHSSLPVIPYYPPRYSDTLGTGTLPHVYNYEVCRTNDSRKSDCKFGRAGSQNVLIMDPSSTGTMQRIQNEKSILDEPHSPVEQKPPNNDWRFTQGQRPGPSGPHMPYGTHIRWTPKNGTRATGGPEVAMGTGPWPQPPTEAEQLQALMAAANEVSEATATLGPGTMGLSTRYSPQFTLQHVPDYRQNVYIPGSTATLTSNPQQQQATAQQATQQALPPPQASAQAEPPKAAQTPASKKKSTKKEKK